One window of Cetobacterium somerae genomic DNA carries:
- a CDS encoding nucleotidyltransferase family protein: MIDKNLILNKLSNIDKKQFGIKKIGLFGSYSKNEQTEKSDIDIFVELIDNDEMLTNFYNLKSYLETTFGKKIDLVTSGQFDYKYKNPLVAKYKEKVKNKILGSVIYV, encoded by the coding sequence ATGATTGATAAAAACTTAATACTAAATAAATTATCTAATATTGATAAAAAGCAATTTGGTATAAAAAAAATAGGATTATTTGGATCTTATTCTAAAAATGAACAAACAGAAAAAAGTGATATAGATATATTTGTAGAATTGATTGATAATGATGAAATGTTAACTAATTTTTATAATTTAAAATCTTATTTAGAAACTACTTTTGGTAAAAAAATAGATTTGGTAACTTCTGGACAATTTGATTATAAATATAAAAATCCATTAGTTGCTAAATATAAAGAAAAAGTAAAAAATAAGATATTAGGAAGTGTTATCTATGTTTAA
- a CDS encoding cysteine hydrolase family protein → MKKALLIIDLQNDYFPQGKFPLWNTEATLSNILEAIKICKDKNYPIIHIQHIADPNLGLAPFFIKDSDGVQIVPEILEAVSNAPIVVKTYADGFVKTNLNEVLEKLDVDELLVCGMMTQNCVTHTSISNKKTKNYKTSILTDACTSVSEPIHLIGLAATLTWDVSLISYKDI, encoded by the coding sequence ATGAAAAAAGCTTTATTAATTATTGATTTACAAAATGATTATTTTCCACAAGGTAAATTTCCCCTTTGGAATACAGAAGCTACTTTAAGCAATATTCTAGAAGCTATCAAAATATGTAAAGATAAAAATTATCCGATAATTCATATTCAACATATTGCTGATCCTAATTTAGGTTTAGCACCATTTTTTATTAAAGATTCAGATGGAGTTCAAATAGTGCCTGAAATATTAGAGGCTGTATCTAATGCTCCTATAGTTGTAAAAACATATGCTGACGGATTTGTAAAAACTAATTTAAATGAAGTTCTAGAAAAGTTAGATGTGGATGAACTTTTAGTTTGTGGAATGATGACACAAAATTGTGTTACTCATACATCTATTTCAAATAAAAAAACTAAAAATTATAAAACATCTATTTTAACGGATGCATGTACATCTGTATCAGAGCCAATTCATTTAATTGGTTTAGCTGCTACTTTAACTTGGGATGTTTCTTTAATTTCATACAAAGATATTTAA
- a CDS encoding winged helix-turn-helix transcriptional regulator — MKIRKEYTCPLEFIHDILRGKWKTVIIWQIYYRKNPSLSQLQKDIKGISQKILLEQLNELLEYKLISKEKSIGYPLNVQYYITDDKGMRVIEALKIYQKLGEIYLDELKSISR, encoded by the coding sequence ATGAAAATAAGAAAAGAATATACGTGCCCTTTAGAATTTATTCATGATATTCTAAGAGGCAAATGGAAAACCGTTATTATATGGCAGATTTATTATCGAAAAAATCCTTCACTTTCACAATTACAAAAAGACATTAAAGGGATTAGTCAAAAAATACTTTTAGAACAATTGAATGAACTGTTGGAATATAAGCTTATATCTAAAGAAAAATCCATAGGTTATCCACTAAACGTTCAATATTATATAACTGACGATAAAGGAATGAGAGTTATTGAAGCTTTAAAAATATACCAAAAATTAGGTGAAATATATTTAGATGAATTAAAGAGTATTTCTAGATGA
- a CDS encoding recombinase family protein — MKVGYVRVSTVDQNESRQLVRMKEAKVEKLYIEKVSGKDIEGRPELKNMLEFVREGDTVYVHDFSRLARSTKDLLHITDLLAKKKVHLVSFKENIDTSTPTGKLMLTMIAAINEFERTNLLERQREGILIAKELGKYKGRKPIPFPENWKEIYNSWKTREITGTRAMEILNLKKTTFYKLLREWEKIKNENNL; from the coding sequence ATGAAAGTTGGATATGTGAGAGTCTCCACTGTGGACCAAAATGAAAGTCGCCAATTGGTGAGGATGAAAGAGGCCAAGGTGGAAAAACTGTATATTGAAAAAGTATCAGGTAAAGATATCGAGGGGAGACCTGAACTTAAAAACATGCTAGAGTTTGTTAGAGAAGGGGATACTGTATATGTCCATGATTTCTCTAGATTAGCTAGATCTACTAAGGACCTTTTACATATAACTGACCTTTTAGCCAAAAAAAAGGTGCATTTGGTGTCATTTAAAGAGAACATCGACACATCTACACCTACTGGAAAGCTAATGTTAACTATGATAGCTGCTATAAACGAGTTTGAAAGGACTAATCTTTTAGAGCGTCAAAGGGAGGGAATATTGATAGCAAAGGAGTTAGGAAAGTACAAAGGACGTAAACCAATACCTTTTCCAGAGAACTGGAAAGAGATTTATAACAGTTGGAAAACTAGAGAAATCACAGGTACTAGAGCTATGGAAATACTAAATCTTAAAAAGACAACGTTTTATAAACTGCTTAGAGAGTGGGAAAAAATTAAAAATGAGAATAATTTATAA
- a CDS encoding GNAT family N-acetyltransferase, translating to MINIRKACIEDYTSLCSVYDELDSLHLQNHPELFKKPLISSRDESDIKNIIENPNRELFVAEYNSEIIGFTECFIATSIDHPVIKERKWIQLDNIAVKSEYQNKKVGNLLLEKVKEWAKDKNINRIELTVYSFNTNTISFYEKKGFNEISKKMYLDF from the coding sequence ATGATTAATATTAGAAAAGCTTGTATTGAAGACTACACATCTCTTTGCTCAGTTTACGACGAATTAGATAGTTTACATCTTCAAAATCATCCTGAACTTTTTAAAAAACCATTGATTTCTTCTAGAGACGAATCTGATATAAAAAATATTATTGAAAATCCTAACCGAGAATTATTTGTAGCAGAATACAACTCTGAAATTATTGGATTTACTGAATGCTTTATAGCAACATCTATAGATCATCCTGTTATAAAAGAACGTAAATGGATACAACTAGATAACATAGCCGTAAAAAGTGAATACCAAAATAAAAAAGTAGGAAATCTTTTATTGGAAAAGGTTAAGGAATGGGCTAAAGATAAAAATATCAATCGAATTGAATTAACAGTATATTCATTTAATACAAACACAATTTCCTTTTATGAAAAAAAAGGATTTAATGAGATAAGTAAAAAAATGTATTTAGATTTTTAA
- a CDS encoding alanyl-tRNA editing protein, translated as MKTEKIYYKNQFQTSCEAVLIESTENGLIFDKSVAYPEGGGQIGDVGVLIRCKDGAEIPFYNTTKIKGRNIFLNDFPSIKVENQIVHHIDNNYEFEKDEKFIIKLDSVKRAQTTLHHSGLHLALMVLEEMFSGIDKKIVGAKITDKYGRLDFSIDFKFTPEQIAHIQSRCNEYIDKNIPINVFSHLEENEALYWKCDSYTVPCGGTHCENTKDLVGIKIKRKSIGKTSERLIVELPFNDEFLKLYGDSSF; from the coding sequence ATGAAAACAGAAAAAATATATTATAAAAATCAATTTCAAACATCATGTGAGGCAGTTTTGATTGAGAGTACAGAAAATGGATTAATATTTGATAAATCTGTTGCTTACCCAGAGGGAGGAGGGCAAATAGGAGATGTTGGAGTTTTAATCAGATGTAAAGATGGGGCTGAGATTCCATTTTACAACACAACAAAAATTAAGGGGCGAAATATTTTCTTAAATGACTTTCCTAGCATAAAAGTAGAAAACCAAATTGTACATCATATAGATAATAACTATGAATTTGAAAAAGATGAAAAATTTATTATAAAGTTAGATAGTGTAAAAAGAGCTCAAACAACTCTCCATCACTCTGGTTTGCATCTTGCCTTAATGGTTTTAGAAGAGATGTTTTCAGGGATTGACAAAAAAATAGTTGGTGCTAAAATAACCGATAAATATGGAAGACTTGATTTTTCAATAGATTTTAAATTCACTCCAGAGCAGATAGCTCATATACAATCTCGTTGTAATGAATATATAGATAAAAATATTCCAATAAATGTATTCTCTCATCTAGAGGAAAATGAGGCTTTATATTGGAAGTGTGATAGCTATACTGTTCCTTGTGGTGGAACTCATTGTGAAAATACAAAAGATTTAGTGGGAATAAAAATTAAGAGAAAGAGCATTGGGAAAACATCTGAAAGGTTAATTGTTGAATTACCTTTTAATGATGAGTTTTTAAAATTATACGGTGATTCTAGCTTCTAA
- a CDS encoding DUF1349 domain-containing protein: MKNSIKLTDLRLEWINKPKHSKIESGKVSITTDPQTDFWQRTYYGFQNNNAPALLSKIADKYFSFIVKTEFDSKHRYDQSGVIIYQDSDNWFKASIEYENEDFQRLGSVVTNNGYSDWATTDISVIHKFMYYRLSRRENDFCIESSYDGINYKQMRIFHLFSANEIINIGIYACSPENSSFCAEFSGLEFVDCKWEEHK, translated from the coding sequence ATGAAAAATAGTATTAAATTAACTGATTTAAGATTAGAATGGATTAATAAACCTAAACATTCAAAAATTGAAAGTGGTAAAGTCTCTATAACAACAGATCCACAAACAGATTTTTGGCAACGAACTTATTATGGATTTCAAAATAATAATGCTCCAGCCTTACTATCAAAAATTGCAGATAAATATTTTTCATTTATAGTGAAAACAGAATTTGATTCAAAGCATCGGTATGATCAGAGTGGAGTTATCATTTATCAAGATTCTGATAATTGGTTTAAAGCCTCAATTGAATATGAAAATGAAGATTTTCAAAGACTTGGAAGCGTTGTTACAAATAATGGTTATTCTGATTGGGCAACAACAGATATTTCTGTCATACATAAATTCATGTATTATCGACTTAGCCGTCGTGAAAATGATTTTTGTATAGAATCATCTTATGATGGTATTAATTATAAACAAATGAGAATTTTTCATCTATTTTCTGCTAACGAAATAATTAATATAGGTATTTATGCTTGTAGTCCTGAAAATTCAAGTTTTTGCGCAGAATTTTCAGGACTTGAATTTGTGGATTGTAAATGGGAGGAACATAAATAA
- the hcp gene encoding hydroxylamine reductase, whose product MEMFCYQCQETAKNAGCTVRGVCGKVPVEAKIEDLLIYLSKGISVCSSKLRHLGLKDTAVDYYIINSLFTTITNANFDTKKLYLMVENGVNLRDDLRIKCIEKNLEIEGFYEHLFEPKEVLLDFEKALEFAGENGVLRTRDVDRRSLVETVTYGLKGMAAYLEHAANLGYENEENIVFVEKALCDIENPNKNIEELVQLVLDTGMYGVKAMEILDRANTETYGHPVAGKANIGVGTNPGILISGHDLKDMERLLEQTSGTGVDVYTHSEMLPANYYPAFKKYEHFRGNYGGSWWSQDKEFPTFNGPILFTSNCIVPYPFREGAKKVNYIDKVFTTNAAGMEGCKHIELDEFGNKDFSEIITLAKQCEPPIEIEKGEVNGGFAHNQVLQLKDKIVDAVKSGAIKRFIVMGGCDGRMADRKYYTEFAEKLPKDTIILTAGCAKFRYLKLPLGDIGGIPRVLDAGQCNDSYSLVVIALALKEAFGLEDINDLPIVYNIAWYEQKAAIVLLALLYLGIKNIHIGPTLPAFLSPNIAEVLVDSFGLSGIGTVDEDLKKFNLV is encoded by the coding sequence ATGGAAATGTTTTGTTATCAATGCCAAGAGACAGCTAAAAATGCTGGATGTACAGTAAGAGGTGTCTGTGGAAAAGTACCGGTGGAAGCTAAAATAGAGGATTTACTTATTTATCTTTCAAAAGGAATTTCTGTTTGTAGTAGTAAACTTCGACATTTAGGATTAAAAGATACAGCAGTTGATTATTATATTATAAATTCACTTTTTACAACAATAACTAATGCAAATTTTGATACAAAGAAATTATATTTAATGGTAGAAAATGGAGTAAATTTAAGAGATGATCTTCGTATAAAATGTATAGAGAAAAACTTAGAAATAGAGGGGTTTTATGAACATCTATTTGAACCAAAAGAAGTTCTTCTTGACTTTGAAAAGGCTTTAGAATTTGCAGGAGAAAATGGAGTTTTAAGAACTAGGGATGTTGATAGACGTTCACTAGTTGAAACAGTAACTTATGGATTAAAAGGAATGGCTGCTTATTTAGAGCATGCTGCAAATTTAGGGTATGAAAATGAGGAAAATATAGTTTTTGTTGAAAAAGCACTATGTGATATTGAAAATCCAAATAAAAATATAGAAGAGCTTGTTCAATTAGTTTTAGATACAGGAATGTATGGAGTTAAAGCTATGGAAATTTTAGATAGAGCTAATACTGAAACTTACGGGCATCCTGTAGCAGGAAAAGCAAATATAGGTGTTGGTACAAATCCTGGAATTTTAATATCAGGGCATGATTTAAAAGATATGGAAAGACTTTTAGAACAAACATCAGGAACTGGAGTTGATGTATATACTCACTCTGAAATGCTTCCAGCAAATTATTATCCAGCTTTTAAAAAGTATGAACATTTCCGTGGAAACTATGGTGGGTCATGGTGGAGTCAAGATAAAGAGTTCCCAACTTTTAATGGGCCAATTTTATTTACGAGTAACTGTATTGTTCCATATCCTTTTAGAGAGGGAGCTAAAAAAGTTAACTACATTGATAAAGTATTTACGACAAATGCTGCTGGAATGGAAGGGTGTAAACATATAGAATTAGATGAATTTGGAAATAAAGATTTCTCTGAGATTATAACTCTTGCAAAACAATGTGAACCTCCAATAGAAATTGAAAAAGGAGAAGTTAATGGTGGATTTGCTCATAATCAGGTTTTACAACTTAAAGATAAAATAGTAGATGCTGTAAAATCTGGAGCTATCAAAAGATTTATAGTTATGGGTGGATGTGATGGTAGAATGGCAGATAGAAAGTATTATACAGAGTTTGCTGAAAAGTTACCAAAAGATACAATTATTTTAACTGCAGGTTGTGCTAAATTCCGTTACTTAAAACTTCCTTTAGGAGATATTGGTGGAATACCAAGAGTTTTAGATGCAGGTCAATGCAATGATTCATATTCATTAGTAGTTATAGCTTTAGCTTTAAAAGAAGCTTTTGGGCTTGAAGATATAAACGATTTACCAATAGTATACAATATAGCATGGTATGAACAAAAAGCAGCGATAGTTCTTTTAGCTTTACTTTATTTAGGAATAAAAAATATTCATATTGGACCTACTCTTCCAGCATTCTTATCACCAAATATAGCTGAAGTTTTAGTAGATAGCTTTGGTTTATCAGGAATTGGAACTGTTGATGAAGATTTAAAAAAATTTAACTTAGTATAA
- a CDS encoding CatB-related O-acetyltransferase produces the protein MEKHWSKIEMIHETVTNENIIIKGTKSYYSNAWTENFQNSVVRYLYGDEYSKKSWKNKWDLDKLYIGNFVCIGAESIILMGGNNTHRVDWFSCYPFMEKIDEAYEKRGDTIIEDGAWIGIRAIIMPGVKIGEGAIIAAGAVVTKDVPPYSVVGGNPAQVIKYRFPQEAIEKLLNMKIYDLPEEKIENLIESLCSNNLNFLKSMYHKIKGE, from the coding sequence ATGGAAAAACATTGGTCTAAAATAGAGATGATTCATGAAACAGTAACAAATGAAAATATTATTATAAAAGGAACAAAAAGTTATTATAGTAATGCTTGGACTGAAAATTTTCAAAATTCAGTTGTGAGATATTTATATGGAGATGAATATAGTAAAAAAAGTTGGAAAAATAAGTGGGATTTAGATAAATTATATATTGGAAATTTTGTGTGTATTGGTGCAGAAAGTATCATATTGATGGGTGGAAACAATACTCATAGGGTAGATTGGTTCTCTTGTTACCCTTTTATGGAAAAGATTGATGAAGCTTATGAAAAAAGAGGAGATACAATAATCGAAGATGGAGCTTGGATAGGAATAAGAGCTATAATTATGCCAGGAGTTAAAATAGGCGAAGGAGCGATAATTGCAGCTGGAGCTGTTGTCACAAAAGATGTACCACCATATTCAGTTGTAGGTGGAAATCCTGCCCAAGTTATAAAATATAGATTTCCTCAGGAAGCTATAGAGAAATTATTGAATATGAAAATTTATGATTTACCTGAGGAAAAAATTGAAAACCTAATAGAATCGTTATGCTCTAATAATTTAAATTTTTTAAAAAGTATGTACCATAAGATTAAGGGTGAGTAA